From a region of the Salvelinus alpinus chromosome 2, SLU_Salpinus.1, whole genome shotgun sequence genome:
- the LOC139555787 gene encoding protein FAM72A-like isoform X2, with protein sequence MSTSNFKNKCVTQVNCIYCESLLCTRGMKAVLLADTEIELFSTDIPPNSGNFVGYHVVAPCKPCLLSCNNGHFWMFNSDAVSTLNRLDATGLNLLLWGDLPELEDSENEGSDTPSEEECIR encoded by the exons ATGTCTACCTCCAACTTCAAAAACAAATGTGTCACTCAAGTGAATTGTATATACTGTGAGAGTCTACTCTGCACAAGAGGAATGAAGGCAGTGCTTCTCGCAGACACAGAAATTGAGCTGTTCTCTACTGACATACCGCCCAACAG TGGTAATTTTGTGGGGTATCACGTGGTAGCCCCATGTAagccctgcctgctgtcctgtaacAATGGCCATTTCTGGATGTTTAACAGTGATGCTGTGTCCACCCTTAACAGATTGGATGCTACAG GTTTGAACCTATTGCTGTGGGGAGACCTTCCCGAGCTGGAGGACAGCGAGAACGAGGGATCAGACACCCCATCGGAGGAGGAGTGcatcaggtag
- the LOC139555787 gene encoding protein FAM72A-like isoform X1, producing MSTSNFKNKCVTQVNCIYCESLLCTRGMKAVLLADTEIELFSTDIPPNRSVDFVASCYSTESCKCKLRDIACLKCGNFVGYHVVAPCKPCLLSCNNGHFWMFNSDAVSTLNRLDATGLNLLLWGDLPELEDSENEGSDTPSEEECIR from the exons ATGTCTACCTCCAACTTCAAAAACAAATGTGTCACTCAAGTGAATTGTATATACTGTGAGAGTCTACTCTGCACAAGAGGAATGAAGGCAGTGCTTCTCGCAGACACAGAAATTGAGCTGTTCTCTACTGACATACCGCCCAACAG AAGTGTTGACTTTGTGGCCAGCTGCTACTCTACAGAGAGCTGCAAATGCAAACTGAGAGACATAGCCTGTCTGAAATG TGGTAATTTTGTGGGGTATCACGTGGTAGCCCCATGTAagccctgcctgctgtcctgtaacAATGGCCATTTCTGGATGTTTAACAGTGATGCTGTGTCCACCCTTAACAGATTGGATGCTACAG GTTTGAACCTATTGCTGTGGGGAGACCTTCCCGAGCTGGAGGACAGCGAGAACGAGGGATCAGACACCCCATCGGAGGAGGAGTGcatcaggtag